CTACTCAAGCTAGTGATGAGGCTTCTGTTCCGGAGCCTGGAGTCACTTCCGTCCTTTCTGAATCTCTAGACGCTTCAGCACCGTCACCTGTTATTCCATCCCCTAGTCCATCACCGCAAGAGTTACAGCCGCTTCAGCCATCGCCTATAATCCCCCAACCATCTTTACCATTTACTCCCCCCGTCTTACCTAGCCCTGAGCCCAGCCCTGAAACGGTTCAGGATAATGGCGAGGTTCCACTAGCAGATACCAATAACCAGGCACCAGCGCCCCTAGACAATAGTCTTCCACCTACAGAACCCAACACTCTACCTGAACAGCCCCCAGAAGATTCTGGGACTTTACCAGCAGAGCCTGAGCAGACAACAGATCCGCAAGGCAACGAAGATCCGTCCGCAAATCCTGGCAACGGTACAGGATCGGAAACCGAAACTGCATCCGATCCTGTCTCTCCAGCCCCTACGGCCCCAGCTAATGAAGAGGTAGGCGAGCCGATTGGTCAGGTATCTGTTGATCAAAATTCAGTCCCTGCTGAGTTTCAAGCTAGCTTAAGCGTTAGTGCACCTACAGGCGTAGGAGATATTCCCGATCAACTTGCTGCACCCACACGCACCAACCAAACTTTTCTCTCGGATGCTTTGGGTGCTGGCTGCCCACTCGCTCCCGAAAGTGTTCGTTATTTTGGCCAGTCTGTAGAACTGAGAATTGCAATTGATGAGCAGGGGCGTGTTTTAGACGAGGCTACCGTGGTCATGACGCCTAGTGGAAGTGAATCCTTTGACCAATTAGCCAAATGTGCGATCGCCACTTGGGAATTTAGCCCAGCCTCTAATCGCTTAAACGATGTCAACTCTCCTGTCTCCAGCAATTTGAATGTGCAGGTCACGATCAATTCAGTTAATTGAACAAACTTTTAAGCTTGAAATTTTCGGTAATCGTGCTATCCTAGTCTAGGCTCGATTACAAAGTGATATTGCAATAGCAATCAAGCAAAATTCAATCGCGGGTGTAGTTTAGTGGTAAAACCATAGCCTTCCAAGCTATTGATGCGAGTTCGATTCTCGCCACCCGCTTATTAAGAACTTCAAAAATTAAATTAATAAAGACAAGGGGGTAGCTGATCCCTCACTCTTCTAAGTTTTTGTATAAAAAACAAGGGCAGGTTGCAAGAACCTACCCCGGAGCTTTATTTTGGGAGCCTCTAAAACAGAGGTGAGATGAGCTGAAAGAATGTGAGCAGGGATAATAGTTGAGTTTCAGGAACTCCTAGCAACTCAAATTATTTACCTTGAAGCTTTTCAAGGTTCTTCTTGATGGTTTGCTCAACAGAGGGGGGTGCATCTTGAGAGTTGGAAGGGCGATACATTTTGTCAATGTCAGCGTCACCCTGAGCCGCATTCAAGCCCTTGCCTTGGGTTTCAACTTCCTGCTTTTCTAGTCCATAAGGATCTTGTGCTTCGATAGCTTGGTAAGATTTCTCTTCAATACCTTTGAGCTGAGCTTCACCTTTGGTGGGGCTGCTGCTGCCCGAATACATAGAAGAAGCGGCAAAAGCAGGAGCCGCTTGGGTTACCAACAGTAAGGCACAAGTAAAAGCAATTACTAAAAAGCGCACAGGGCGTAGAAGAGCAGATAAGTTGATGCGAATAGATTGCATATAGAGCTTCTCCGGGTAACAGTTATTATGTGTTGTTAAGCAGGAATTTTGTGAGTAACTTCCTGAATGACCTGCCCTTAATTTGCTGGAATTTGTGACTCCGCTGCATCTATACCCGGATAGATTCTGGAGAAATAAATTCAACTCAAGGGGCTACAATCGCTTGAGAACCTAACTGTTACGATACCGAAGATAGAAACTCTACCTGAGGTAAGAGTGGGTCTTTGACGATACCAACTCCTGCAAAACCCCAGCGCTTCATTAAACCAGCGATCTGAGTGCCAGGAATAGATTCCACGGCAAAGCGATCGCGGAGGTCAGAGGCATGAGTATTCAGATAACTCAAAGCCTCGAAATCCTCACGAAACATCAACAAATAACTAGCCTTGGTAGCACTAGAGCCTTGACTAAAATTAGCAGTTAGGTAATTGCCATCTAGTCTGGAGCGAATGATGTAGTAAACCTGAGAAAGCATAGTCACCTCAGGAGGAAATATCCGAAAGAAATATCCAAAAGAAATATTTACTAGGTTGGCCTACGTGGGTAGGTGCTTTGGTAACAAGGTGCTGGCGCTTGTTACTTTAAGTTTTCTAAACGAATGCGCGGATCAACAGCTTTGAGCAGTAAATCGGCTAACAGATTGCCAACGATTAACATGACTGCTCCCATCATCAAGCTAGCCATCACCACATACAGATCTTGAGCAATCACCGCTTGCAAAATTAATCGACCTAACCCAGGCCAGTTAAAGAAAAATTCTGCAATAAAAGCACCACTCAGAAGCCCCGCAAATTCAAACCCTAGCAGCGTAATTAAAGGGTTAATCGCATTGCGTAGGGCATGCACATAAATGACTTTGTTTTCTGGCAAGCCCTTAGCTCGCGCCGTCTGAATGTAATCCTGCCGCAAAACATCCAGCAACTCTCCCCGCATAATGCGTTGTAAGCCTGCAAAGCTAGTGACGCTGAGAGCTAGAGTAGGCAAAATCATGTGCCAACCCACATCCAAGATTTTGCCAATGGGGGAGAGGTCATCATGGTTGATGCTGGTCATATCTCCCACAGGAAAGAGCGGCGAGGTATTTTGGGCCAAAATTAGCAACAGCAGCGCCGTGATGAAACTGGGAAATCCTTGACCGATGTAGCTGATGACTTGTAGCACTCGATCTGCTGTCCGGTTTTGGTTCACAGCGCTAACGATGCCCAAGGGAATCGCGATCGCCCAAGTAATTACCAATGAAGCGATCGCCAACAACAGCGTATTGCCGACTCGCTCCCACAATAGAGCCGCCACCGATCGCTGATAGACAAAGCTAGTGCCAAAATTCCCTTGAGGCAAAATTAGAGGAATCGGCCCCACCTTAACCACATGAGGCTTGAGGATTTGCCAAAGCCAGCGCCCGTATTGTTCCAGCATTGGCTTATCGAGGCCAAACTGTTGCTGTAGCTCTTGAATTCTCTCCGGCGAAATTTTGGGATTCTGCCGCAAAGTATCGAGGTAATCCCCAGGTGCCAGTTGAATAATCGCGAAACTCAAGGCAGACGCCAGCAATAAAGTCAGCAGTGCCTGTAATAGTCGCTTCACCACATAGACAAAGGTTTCGCTGGTAACTGAGGAGATTACCCGATGCCCAAAAGAGTCCAGCCCGCTACGATCAGAAAGAGTCATTCAAGCCAGTATTAATAGTCAACCAAGGTCACGATTGGAACTTCTGGTAACCGCTCACGGCCCTTTAAGTCCCGTAGCTCGATGATAAATCCAAAGCCTACAAGGTGACAGCCTGATTGTTGCACCAATTTAGCGGTTGCCTCAGCAGTGCCCCCGGTCGCAATCAAATCGTCTACGATCAAAATCCGACAGCCCGACTGAAAGGCATCTTGATGCACTTCTAAGCGATCCATGCCGTACTCTAGTTCATACTCAATACTGTGAACTGGCCCAGGCAACTTACCAGGCTTGCGGACGGGGATAAAACCAGCTCCCAGTTTGTAAGCAAGAGGAGCGCCAAAAATAAATCCCCGCGATTCCATGCCAACGACATAGTCTGCCCTGAGATCGCTACACTTATCCGCTAGGGTATCAATGGTGTAACGCAGCCCTTC
This region of Trichocoleus desertorum NBK24 genomic DNA includes:
- a CDS encoding energy transducer TonB, with protein sequence MTRFIDSTPQTESANWRRHVDPPRLWWMTISGSVLLHLLLALTLRWWSLQAAIAQSSAASSVPIELIDLAPETATPDDLASSLTATSAQDPTPAEPTQASDEASVPEPGVTSVLSESLDASAPSPVIPSPSPSPQELQPLQPSPIIPQPSLPFTPPVLPSPEPSPETVQDNGEVPLADTNNQAPAPLDNSLPPTEPNTLPEQPPEDSGTLPAEPEQTTDPQGNEDPSANPGNGTGSETETASDPVSPAPTAPANEEVGEPIGQVSVDQNSVPAEFQASLSVSAPTGVGDIPDQLAAPTRTNQTFLSDALGAGCPLAPESVRYFGQSVELRIAIDEQGRVLDEATVVMTPSGSESFDQLAKCAIATWEFSPASNRLNDVNSPVSSNLNVQVTINSVN
- a CDS encoding low temperature-induced protein is translated as MQSIRINLSALLRPVRFLVIAFTCALLLVTQAAPAFAASSMYSGSSSPTKGEAQLKGIEEKSYQAIEAQDPYGLEKQEVETQGKGLNAAQGDADIDKMYRPSNSQDAPPSVEQTIKKNLEKLQGK
- a CDS encoding ABC transporter permease, which encodes MTLSDRSGLDSFGHRVISSVTSETFVYVVKRLLQALLTLLLASALSFAIIQLAPGDYLDTLRQNPKISPERIQELQQQFGLDKPMLEQYGRWLWQILKPHVVKVGPIPLILPQGNFGTSFVYQRSVAALLWERVGNTLLLAIASLVITWAIAIPLGIVSAVNQNRTADRVLQVISYIGQGFPSFITALLLLILAQNTSPLFPVGDMTSINHDDLSPIGKILDVGWHMILPTLALSVTSFAGLQRIMRGELLDVLRQDYIQTARAKGLPENKVIYVHALRNAINPLITLLGFEFAGLLSGAFIAEFFFNWPGLGRLILQAVIAQDLYVVMASLMMGAVMLIVGNLLADLLLKAVDPRIRLENLK
- a CDS encoding adenine phosphoribosyltransferase, with protein sequence MDLKSLIREIPDFPKPGILFRDITTLLRDPEGLRYTIDTLADKCSDLRADYVVGMESRGFIFGAPLAYKLGAGFIPVRKPGKLPGPVHSIEYELEYGMDRLEVHQDAFQSGCRILIVDDLIATGGTAEATAKLVQQSGCHLVGFGFIIELRDLKGRERLPEVPIVTLVDY